The Saccharopolyspora gloriosae genome has a segment encoding these proteins:
- a CDS encoding GDP-mannose 4,6-dehydratase gives MSRRALITGITGQDGSYLAEHLLAQGYQVWGLIRGQANPRKSRVSRLAADLSFVDGDLMDQGSLVSAVDLVQPHEVYNLGAISFVPMSWQQAELVTEVNGMGVLRMLEAIRIVSGLHGSSGAAGSDGIRFYQASSSEMFGKVAETPQSETTTFHPRSPYGVAKTYGHYITQNYRESYGVWGVSGILFNHESPRRGAEFVTRKISLAVAQIKLGLQDKLYLGNLDAVRDWGFAGDYVRAMHLMLQQDRPADYVVGTGRMHSVREAVRIAFEAADLNWEDYVAIDPTLVRPAEVETLCADSSHARRELGWVPAVDFTELMTMMVESDIRQASRERDYAEVLSASSW, from the coding sequence ATGTCCAGGCGAGCGCTGATCACCGGGATCACCGGGCAGGACGGCTCCTATCTGGCCGAGCACCTGCTCGCCCAGGGATACCAGGTGTGGGGCCTGATCCGCGGCCAGGCGAACCCCCGCAAGTCCCGCGTCAGCAGGCTGGCCGCCGATCTGTCCTTCGTGGACGGTGACCTGATGGATCAGGGAAGTCTCGTCTCGGCGGTGGATTTGGTTCAGCCGCACGAGGTCTACAACCTGGGCGCCATCTCGTTCGTGCCGATGTCCTGGCAGCAGGCGGAACTGGTCACCGAGGTCAACGGCATGGGCGTGCTGCGCATGCTGGAGGCGATCCGCATCGTCAGCGGCCTGCACGGTTCCAGCGGCGCCGCGGGATCGGACGGCATCCGGTTCTACCAGGCGTCGTCCTCGGAGATGTTCGGCAAGGTCGCCGAAACGCCGCAGAGCGAGACCACCACGTTCCACCCGCGCAGCCCGTACGGCGTCGCCAAGACCTACGGGCACTACATCACGCAGAACTACCGGGAGTCCTACGGCGTGTGGGGCGTGTCGGGAATCCTGTTCAACCACGAATCTCCGCGTCGTGGCGCGGAATTCGTCACGCGCAAGATCTCGCTGGCCGTCGCGCAGATCAAGCTCGGACTTCAGGACAAGTTGTACCTGGGGAACCTGGACGCGGTGCGGGACTGGGGTTTCGCCGGCGACTACGTGCGCGCGATGCACCTGATGCTGCAACAGGACCGGCCCGCGGACTACGTCGTGGGGACCGGGCGCATGCACTCGGTGCGGGAGGCGGTGCGGATCGCGTTCGAGGCGGCCGACTTGAACTGGGAGGACTACGTCGCGATCGATCCGACGCTGGTGCGCCCGGCGGAGGTGGAGACGTTGTGCGCGGACTCCTCGCACGCCCGCCGCGAACTCGGCTGGGTGCCCGCGGTCGATTTCACCGAGCTGATGACGATGATGGTCGAGTCCGACATCCGCCAGGCCTCCCGCGAACGCGACTACGCGGAAGTGCTCTCGGCTTCCAGCTGGTAG